The following proteins are co-located in the Spinactinospora alkalitolerans genome:
- a CDS encoding amidase gives MHEEITYRSARELARMLRAREVSAREVVGAHLDRIAAVNPAVNAVVTVCAERAMAEAAAADERLASGAGVGPLHGLPIAHKDTHETAGVRTTFGSPVFADHVPERDELIVERMRAAGAITIGKTNVPEFAAGSHTFNPIFGTTRNPYDTAKSAGGSSGGAAAALAAGMHPLADGSDMGGSLRNPASFNNVVGLRPTPGRVPTHPAPLGWSTLSVQGPLARDTADAALLLSVLAGPDPRSPIAVAEPGAGFAEPLERDLSGLRVAWTPDLGGAFTCERTVLDALAPQLRTFEGLGCRVEEAAPDLSGADEVFRTLRAWLFESNFGPLLDADPGRLKASVVWNIEEGRKLSGADLARAERLHTALFHRVREFFERYDVLLLPVSQVAPFDASQEFPTDIDGEVQETYLDWMRSAYCISVTGSPALSVPAGFTPAGLPVGLQIVGPHLAERRVLEVGHAFEQATGFGLHRPPLDR, from the coding sequence ATGCACGAGGAGATCACCTACCGCTCGGCCCGGGAGCTGGCGCGGATGCTGCGCGCCCGGGAGGTGTCGGCCCGCGAGGTGGTCGGGGCGCACCTGGACCGGATCGCGGCGGTCAACCCCGCGGTCAACGCGGTGGTGACGGTGTGCGCGGAGCGGGCGATGGCCGAGGCCGCCGCCGCCGACGAGCGCCTGGCCTCCGGCGCCGGGGTCGGCCCGCTGCACGGCCTGCCGATCGCGCACAAGGACACCCACGAGACCGCGGGCGTGCGCACCACGTTCGGCTCGCCGGTCTTCGCCGACCACGTGCCCGAACGCGACGAGCTGATCGTGGAGCGGATGCGCGCCGCGGGGGCCATCACGATCGGCAAGACCAACGTGCCGGAGTTCGCGGCCGGATCGCACACCTTCAACCCGATCTTCGGGACCACCCGCAACCCCTACGACACCGCCAAGTCGGCCGGCGGCAGCAGCGGCGGGGCCGCCGCCGCGCTCGCCGCGGGGATGCACCCGCTCGCCGACGGCTCCGACATGGGCGGCTCCCTGCGCAACCCCGCCTCCTTCAACAACGTCGTAGGCCTGCGCCCCACCCCCGGGCGAGTGCCCACCCATCCGGCCCCGCTGGGCTGGTCCACGCTGTCGGTGCAGGGCCCGCTGGCGCGCGACACCGCCGACGCCGCCCTGCTGCTGTCGGTGCTGGCCGGTCCCGACCCGCGCAGCCCGATCGCGGTGGCCGAGCCGGGCGCCGGCTTCGCCGAACCGCTGGAACGCGACCTGAGCGGGCTGCGCGTGGCCTGGACCCCGGACCTCGGCGGCGCCTTCACCTGCGAACGGACCGTGCTCGACGCGCTCGCCCCGCAACTGAGGACGTTCGAGGGACTGGGCTGCCGGGTGGAGGAGGCCGCCCCGGACCTCAGCGGGGCCGACGAGGTGTTCCGGACGCTGCGCGCGTGGCTGTTCGAGAGCAACTTCGGCCCGCTGCTCGACGCCGACCCGGGCCGGCTCAAGGCCAGCGTCGTCTGGAACATCGAGGAGGGGCGCAAGCTCAGCGGGGCCGACCTCGCCCGCGCCGAGCGGCTGCACACCGCGCTCTTCCACCGCGTGCGGGAGTTCTTCGAGCGCTACGACGTGCTGCTGCTGCCGGTCAGCCAGGTCGCGCCGTTCGACGCGTCGCAGGAGTTCCCCACCGACATCGACGGCGAGGTGCAGGAGACCTACCTGGACTGGATGCGCTCGGCCTACTGCATCTCGGTCACCGGCAGCCCCGCGCTGTCGGTCCCGGCCGGATTCACCCCGGCGGGGCTGCCGGTGGGCCTGCAGATCGTCGGCCCGCACCTGGCCGAGCGCCGCGTCCTGGAGGTCGGGCACGCCTTCGAGCAGGCCACCGGCTTCGGCCTGCACCGCCCGCCGCTGGATCGCTGA
- a CDS encoding DUF6504 family protein, translating into MYGTPITVWEQDGRPVRFMWEGRIYVVRRILDHWVTVRSDFSPEAGSGRPRRRFWRVQVGPEPGADVYELRYDSVGEQWLLSRTHR; encoded by the coding sequence ATGTACGGCACGCCGATCACGGTGTGGGAGCAGGACGGCAGACCGGTCCGCTTCATGTGGGAGGGGCGGATCTACGTGGTGCGGCGCATTCTGGACCACTGGGTCACCGTGCGCTCGGACTTCTCGCCCGAGGCCGGGAGCGGCCGGCCCCGGCGCCGCTTCTGGCGCGTGCAGGTCGGCCCCGAACCCGGCGCCGACGTCTACGAGCTCCGCTACGACTCGGTGGGAGAGCAGTGGCTGCTCTCCCGGACGCACAGGTGA
- a CDS encoding serine/threonine-protein kinase, which produces MTSNGHERAKPLRTGDPHELGGYRIVGRLGRGGMGTVYLAKDEADRSVAVKLIHPDLSDDEAFRRRFAREVESARSVARFSTAAVIDARLEGDPLFIVSEYVAGPNLAEAIAADGTMYGGTLDSLAMGVAAALTAIHGAGVIHRDLKPANVLLSSVGPKVIDFGIARAMDDDSAVTRSSQLMGTPAYLAPELIEGRDITAASDIFSWGCLVVFAGTGKAPFDAPTVPAVLHQIVSMAPNMEGLDPTLRELVTQALDKDPANRPTAQQLLNRLIGQEDPSRAVIDQTVVRSWTPPSTTRPTGIAAAGAAGAAAAAAAASDDPAATPPNGGEDGIATENLSQQATAAMPPDGPGTAASPATRPYDQPSPPTGVASHPPQPSGPQQPPYGPPGPPSGPQQSGFGPPPVQQGPYGHGQPGQPSFGSGPQQPPLGPPSGPQSPYGGPPGPGAPPPGASASGPAGGGRGRVRLRTVGIAAGAVALVAAAALVAVQVFGDPSFPEGTLVYGEDFTSAETAWGDEYDKEFEDDSSSGHVDQQFALRATQDDPSWQSYAPFTGGTPEQASVSVDITVQSGPPYAQAGLFCSGTSEEVDYENVYSQYEALVRLDGSGAVIRRNAGQNGSSTMSTVDSVPGFVDTGESRSAGISEGDHAAVDYAAGDGSTEGSEPTNRLQMTCERDQEAETVTIRLWADGEFITEAVDENPLEHGATGLLIRREGGGSGGDAVVYFDDYQLSDIGEPGTPQQTGE; this is translated from the coding sequence GTGACGTCAAACGGGCACGAGCGCGCCAAACCCCTCCGTACGGGTGATCCGCACGAACTGGGCGGGTACCGCATCGTCGGCCGTCTCGGCCGGGGCGGCATGGGCACGGTCTACCTCGCCAAGGACGAGGCCGACCGCTCGGTCGCGGTGAAACTCATCCATCCCGACCTCAGCGACGACGAGGCCTTCCGCCGCCGGTTCGCCCGTGAGGTGGAGTCAGCCCGCAGCGTGGCCCGCTTCTCCACCGCCGCGGTCATCGACGCCCGGCTCGAAGGCGACCCCCTCTTCATCGTCTCCGAGTACGTCGCAGGGCCCAACCTGGCCGAGGCCATCGCGGCCGACGGCACCATGTACGGCGGCACCCTGGACAGCCTGGCCATGGGCGTCGCGGCGGCGCTGACCGCGATCCACGGCGCCGGGGTCATCCACCGCGACCTCAAGCCGGCCAACGTGCTGCTGTCCTCCGTGGGCCCGAAGGTGATCGACTTCGGCATCGCGCGCGCCATGGACGACGACAGCGCCGTGACCCGCTCCAGCCAGCTCATGGGCACGCCGGCCTACCTCGCGCCCGAGCTCATCGAGGGCCGCGACATCACCGCGGCCTCCGACATCTTCTCCTGGGGCTGCCTGGTCGTCTTCGCCGGAACCGGCAAGGCCCCGTTCGACGCGCCGACCGTGCCGGCGGTGCTGCACCAGATCGTCTCCATGGCGCCCAACATGGAGGGCCTCGACCCCACGCTGCGGGAACTGGTCACGCAGGCGCTGGACAAGGATCCGGCCAACCGCCCCACCGCCCAGCAGCTGCTGAACCGGCTGATCGGCCAGGAGGATCCCAGCAGGGCGGTGATCGACCAGACGGTGGTGCGCTCCTGGACCCCGCCCTCCACCACGCGGCCGACCGGGATCGCCGCCGCCGGTGCCGCGGGAGCGGCCGCCGCCGCGGCGGCGGCCTCCGACGACCCCGCCGCGACCCCGCCGAACGGCGGAGAGGACGGCATCGCGACGGAGAACCTGTCGCAGCAGGCGACGGCCGCCATGCCGCCGGACGGTCCCGGGACCGCCGCCTCCCCCGCCACCCGGCCCTACGACCAGCCCTCGCCGCCGACCGGCGTCGCCTCCCACCCGCCGCAGCCCTCGGGCCCCCAGCAGCCCCCCTATGGTCCGCCTGGTCCGCCCTCCGGGCCGCAGCAGTCCGGCTTCGGCCCGCCGCCGGTGCAGCAGGGGCCCTACGGCCACGGGCAGCCCGGACAGCCCTCGTTCGGCTCCGGCCCCCAGCAGCCCCCGCTCGGACCGCCCTCCGGCCCGCAGAGTCCCTACGGCGGCCCTCCCGGCCCCGGGGCGCCGCCTCCCGGCGCCTCGGCGTCCGGCCCGGCCGGCGGGGGCCGGGGCAGGGTCAGGCTGAGGACGGTCGGCATCGCCGCGGGCGCCGTGGCCCTGGTCGCCGCGGCCGCGCTGGTCGCGGTGCAGGTATTCGGCGATCCGTCCTTCCCCGAGGGCACCCTGGTCTACGGCGAGGACTTCACCAGCGCCGAGACCGCCTGGGGGGACGAGTACGACAAGGAGTTCGAGGACGACTCCTCCTCCGGCCACGTCGACCAGCAGTTCGCGCTGCGGGCCACACAGGACGACCCCTCCTGGCAGAGCTACGCGCCCTTCACCGGGGGCACCCCCGAGCAGGCCTCCGTCAGCGTCGACATCACGGTCCAGAGCGGCCCGCCGTACGCGCAGGCGGGTCTGTTCTGCTCCGGCACCTCCGAGGAGGTGGACTACGAGAACGTCTACTCGCAGTACGAGGCGCTGGTGCGCCTCGACGGGTCGGGGGCCGTCATCCGCCGCAACGCCGGCCAGAACGGCTCGTCCACGATGAGCACCGTCGACTCCGTGCCCGGGTTCGTCGACACTGGGGAGAGCCGTTCGGCGGGGATCTCCGAAGGGGACCACGCCGCAGTGGACTACGCCGCGGGAGACGGCTCCACGGAGGGCTCCGAGCCGACCAACCGGCTGCAGATGACCTGCGAGCGGGATCAGGAGGCCGAAACGGTCACGATCCGGCTGTGGGCGGACGGCGAGTTCATCACCGAGGCCGTCGACGAGAACCCGCTGGAGCACGGCGCCACCGGACTGCTGATCCGGCGCGAGGGCGGGGGCAGCGGCGGCGACGCGGTCGTCTACTTCGACGACTACCAGCTCAGCGACATCGGGGAGCCCGGGACCCCTCAGCAGACCGGGGAATAG
- a CDS encoding penicillin acylase family protein, translated as MAAAPAAAEPDGPDAAELMAAVEDYCGDGCHDILAPGQNGDATLVEILGNQVFGTRPAHSDTQLEAYDDLLHDYEGLTGDRLGDYFLDASFGVAEEDVGRRYSPREDVTVVRDEHHGIPHIYGTTRDGTMYGAGYAAAEDRLFLMDLLRNLGRGELTSFAGGAEGNRALEQSLWRGAPYTEEDKRAQIDRIAASGERGAQALADVDAYLEGVNAYIDRSQRRRDYPGEYVLTGHKDAITQAGEIEHFARTDIVGIAAMVGLLFGGGGGGEVRSALLKAAFQDQYGPEEGERVWRSWRMENDPEAVVTVEGDFPYAQTPQDPVGEALPDPGSVVAYDIVHDETGSARSGATASPLAASAGDGEGDGGAGAGTVEDLPERDRERLAEMAESGDLTAAEGVFNEGVLPADLFEGEPSMSNALVVSGEHTADGNPISVSGPQTGYYSPQLLMVQELQGPGISARGASFPGVSFYVQIGRGADYAWSPTSAGQDITDTFAVELCEPGGGEPTVESRHYRDGADCVPFEELSVANEWEPTVADQTAAGSYTLTALRSKFGLVDSFGTVDGTPMAFATRRSTYLREVDSIIGFQKFNDPGLITSAEEFQQAAMDIGYAFNWHYSDADDIAYVNSGANPVRTEGTNPTMPILADSPAGWSDWDPVTNGADHTPLEQHPNSRNADYYVNWNNKPAAGYTSGYATGSVHRADLLDGRVSALVDEGHAFTPATLVQVMEEAAAVDLRGEQVLPELLDVVESEPIGDPGLAATVADLRAWMESGAQRREPEKGAGAYEHAEAVRVMDAWWPLLVRAQFEPGLGEGLYAQMTGAVQVDESPSGHTGGGGSGGVDQGQAHKGSSFQYGWWSYVDKDLRAVLGEDVAGPLERTYCGGGDLARCRGVLLDSLAAAAATPAEEVYPGDADCEAGDQLCADSIIHSPLGGVAMYRVAWQNRPTYQIVHQFADRRR; from the coding sequence ATGGCGGCCGCCCCGGCGGCCGCGGAACCGGACGGACCCGACGCGGCCGAACTCATGGCGGCCGTCGAGGACTACTGCGGCGACGGGTGCCACGACATCCTGGCGCCCGGCCAGAACGGCGACGCGACCCTCGTCGAGATCCTCGGCAACCAGGTGTTCGGCACCCGGCCCGCCCACTCCGACACCCAACTGGAGGCCTACGACGACCTCCTGCACGACTACGAAGGCCTGACCGGCGACCGGCTCGGCGACTACTTCCTCGACGCCTCCTTCGGCGTGGCCGAGGAGGACGTGGGCCGGCGCTACTCCCCGCGCGAGGACGTCACCGTCGTCCGCGACGAGCACCACGGCATTCCGCACATCTACGGCACCACCCGCGACGGCACCATGTACGGCGCGGGCTACGCCGCTGCCGAGGACCGCCTGTTCCTGATGGACCTGCTGCGCAACCTCGGCCGGGGCGAGCTGACGAGCTTCGCCGGCGGCGCCGAGGGCAACCGGGCGCTGGAGCAGAGCCTGTGGCGCGGCGCCCCCTACACCGAGGAGGACAAGCGGGCCCAGATCGACCGGATCGCGGCGAGCGGGGAGCGCGGGGCGCAGGCGCTGGCCGACGTCGACGCCTACCTCGAAGGCGTCAACGCCTACATCGACCGGTCGCAGAGGAGACGCGACTACCCCGGCGAGTACGTTCTCACCGGCCACAAGGACGCCATCACCCAGGCCGGCGAGATCGAGCACTTCGCCAGGACCGACATCGTCGGCATCGCGGCCATGGTCGGCCTGCTCTTCGGCGGCGGGGGCGGCGGCGAGGTCCGGTCGGCCCTGCTCAAGGCCGCCTTCCAGGACCAGTACGGCCCGGAGGAGGGCGAGCGGGTCTGGCGGAGCTGGCGGATGGAGAACGACCCGGAGGCCGTGGTCACGGTCGAGGGCGACTTCCCCTACGCTCAGACGCCGCAGGACCCGGTCGGCGAGGCGCTGCCCGACCCCGGCTCCGTCGTCGCCTACGACATCGTGCACGACGAGACGGGGTCGGCGCGCAGCGGCGCGACCGCCTCCCCCCTGGCCGCGTCCGCGGGAGACGGGGAAGGCGACGGGGGCGCCGGCGCCGGCACGGTCGAGGACCTGCCGGAGCGGGACCGCGAGCGGCTGGCGGAGATGGCGGAGTCGGGCGACCTGACGGCGGCCGAGGGCGTGTTCAACGAGGGCGTGCTCCCCGCCGACCTGTTCGAGGGCGAGCCGAGCATGTCCAACGCGCTCGTGGTCTCCGGGGAGCACACCGCCGACGGCAACCCGATCTCGGTCTCCGGGCCGCAGACCGGCTACTACTCGCCCCAGTTGCTGATGGTCCAGGAGCTTCAGGGGCCCGGCATCAGCGCCCGCGGCGCCTCGTTCCCCGGCGTGAGCTTCTACGTGCAGATCGGCCGGGGCGCCGACTACGCGTGGAGCCCGACCTCGGCCGGCCAGGACATCACCGACACCTTCGCGGTCGAGCTGTGCGAGCCCGGCGGCGGCGAGCCGACGGTGGAGTCCCGGCACTACCGCGACGGGGCGGACTGCGTGCCCTTCGAGGAGCTCAGCGTGGCCAACGAGTGGGAGCCGACCGTCGCCGACCAGACCGCGGCGGGCTCCTACACGCTGACGGCGCTGCGCTCGAAGTTCGGCCTGGTCGACTCATTCGGCACGGTCGACGGCACCCCGATGGCGTTCGCCACCCGCCGCTCCACCTACCTGCGCGAGGTCGACTCGATCATCGGCTTCCAGAAGTTCAACGACCCGGGCCTCATCACCTCGGCCGAGGAGTTCCAGCAGGCGGCGATGGACATCGGCTACGCCTTCAACTGGCACTACAGCGACGCCGACGACATCGCCTACGTCAACTCCGGCGCCAACCCGGTGCGCACCGAGGGCACCAACCCGACCATGCCGATCCTGGCCGACTCCCCGGCCGGCTGGTCCGACTGGGACCCCGTCACCAACGGTGCCGACCACACCCCGCTGGAGCAGCACCCCAACTCCCGCAACGCCGACTACTACGTCAACTGGAACAACAAGCCCGCCGCCGGCTATACCTCCGGCTACGCGACGGGCTCGGTGCACCGGGCCGACCTGCTCGACGGCCGGGTGAGCGCGCTGGTCGACGAGGGCCACGCCTTCACCCCGGCCACGCTGGTCCAGGTCATGGAGGAGGCCGCGGCCGTCGACCTGCGCGGCGAGCAGGTGCTGCCCGAGCTGCTGGATGTGGTCGAGAGCGAGCCGATCGGGGATCCCGGCCTCGCCGCGACAGTGGCGGACCTGCGCGCCTGGATGGAGTCGGGCGCGCAGCGCAGGGAGCCGGAGAAGGGCGCGGGCGCCTACGAGCACGCCGAGGCCGTCCGGGTCATGGACGCCTGGTGGCCGCTGCTGGTCAGGGCCCAGTTCGAACCGGGACTCGGCGAAGGGCTGTACGCGCAGATGACCGGTGCGGTCCAGGTCGACGAGTCGCCGTCGGGGCACACGGGCGGCGGCGGTTCCGGCGGCGTCGACCAGGGGCAGGCGCACAAGGGGTCCAGCTTCCAGTACGGCTGGTGGTCCTACGTCGACAAGGACCTGCGCGCGGTGCTCGGCGAGGACGTCGCCGGCCCGCTGGAGCGGACCTACTGCGGCGGCGGCGACCTGGCGCGGTGCCGCGGGGTCCTGCTGGACTCGCTCGCCGCGGCCGCGGCGACGCCGGCCGAGGAGGTCTACCCGGGCGACGCCGACTGCGAGGCCGGCGACCAGCTCTGCGCCGACTCCATCATCCACTCCCCGCTGGGCGGGGTGGCCATGTACCGCGTGGCCTGGCAGAACCGCCCGACCTATCAGATCGTGCACCAGTTCGCCGACCGGAGGCGGTGA
- a CDS encoding NfeD family protein: protein MPLWIIWLVAAVALGVAEIFTLTLSLGLLAIAALVAGVVGALGLGVVAQVLAFVVTAGAGLWFVRPIARRHLRQPPPLRSGTAALVGKSALVIEEVTGDQGRIKLSGEEWSARALDETLVIPAGVHVDVMEIEGATAVVYPREALP, encoded by the coding sequence ATGCCGTTGTGGATTATCTGGTTGGTAGCGGCCGTGGCATTGGGCGTCGCGGAGATCTTCACGCTGACCCTGTCACTGGGGCTGCTGGCGATCGCCGCGCTGGTCGCGGGCGTCGTCGGCGCGCTGGGACTGGGAGTCGTCGCCCAGGTCCTGGCCTTCGTGGTCACCGCAGGCGCCGGGCTGTGGTTCGTGCGGCCGATCGCGCGCCGCCACCTGCGCCAGCCCCCTCCGCTGCGCTCAGGGACCGCCGCCCTCGTGGGCAAGTCCGCCCTCGTGATCGAAGAGGTCACCGGCGACCAGGGGCGGATCAAACTGTCCGGGGAGGAATGGTCGGCCCGCGCCCTCGACGAGACCCTGGTGATCCCGGCCGGGGTGCACGTGGACGTGATGGAGATCGAAGGCGCGACGGCCGTCGTCTACCCCAGGGAGGCGCTGCCGTGA
- a CDS encoding SPFH domain-containing protein codes for MFGLEILFIVLAAIAIVAVVSTVRIVPQARAYNIERFGRYLRTLQPGLNFIIPGVDRVNTKFDLREQVFTSRPQPVITEDNLVVNIDTVLYYVITEPRAAAYEVANYLQAIDQLTVTTLRNVIGGMDLERTLTSREEINTRLRGVLDDATGKWGIRVNRVEIKAIDPPPTIKEAMEKQMRAERDKRAVILQAEGERQSRILTAEGARQQAILEAQGQQQAAILRADGEAKAIERVFQAVHANNADSKLLAYKYLETLPELANGENNTFWVIPGELTQAIQSVTQGFAGTGGAAKPRPERPEEEEEDEEAGTPQLTSGDPLSGNASQAADEAAENAEAAVADARAEAEAAAAGPTQLPGQRTQS; via the coding sequence ATGTTCGGACTTGAGATCCTGTTCATCGTCCTCGCGGCCATCGCGATCGTGGCGGTCGTGTCCACGGTGCGGATCGTGCCGCAGGCCCGCGCCTACAACATCGAGCGGTTCGGGCGCTACCTGCGCACCCTCCAACCCGGCCTGAACTTCATCATCCCGGGCGTGGACCGGGTGAACACCAAGTTCGACCTGCGCGAGCAGGTGTTCACCTCACGTCCGCAGCCGGTGATCACCGAGGACAACCTCGTGGTCAACATCGACACCGTGCTCTACTACGTGATCACCGAGCCCCGCGCCGCCGCCTACGAGGTCGCCAACTACCTGCAGGCCATCGACCAGCTCACCGTCACCACGCTGCGCAACGTGATCGGCGGGATGGACCTGGAGCGCACGCTGACCTCACGCGAGGAGATCAACACGCGGCTGCGCGGCGTCCTGGACGACGCCACCGGCAAGTGGGGAATCCGGGTGAACCGGGTGGAGATCAAGGCCATCGACCCGCCGCCGACGATCAAGGAGGCGATGGAGAAGCAGATGCGGGCCGAGCGGGACAAGCGCGCGGTCATCCTGCAGGCCGAGGGCGAGCGGCAGTCCAGGATCCTCACCGCCGAGGGCGCCCGGCAGCAGGCGATCCTGGAGGCCCAGGGCCAGCAGCAGGCCGCCATCCTGCGCGCCGACGGCGAGGCCAAGGCCATCGAGCGGGTGTTCCAGGCGGTGCACGCCAACAACGCCGACTCCAAGCTGCTCGCCTACAAGTACCTGGAGACGCTGCCGGAGCTGGCCAACGGCGAGAACAACACCTTCTGGGTGATCCCCGGCGAGCTGACCCAGGCCATCCAGAGCGTCACCCAGGGGTTCGCGGGCACCGGCGGCGCGGCCAAGCCGCGCCCCGAGCGACCGGAGGAAGAGGAGGAGGACGAGGAGGCGGGGACGCCGCAGCTCACCTCGGGCGACCCGCTGAGCGGCAACGCATCGCAGGCGGCCGACGAGGCCGCTGAGAACGCCGAGGCCGCGGTGGCCGACGCCAGGGCCGAGGCCGAGGCGGCGGCCGCGGGCCCGACCCAGCTCCCGGGGCAGCGGACGCAGTCCTGA
- a CDS encoding APC family permease → MNTRSEGFIRVLGRGDVLALAFGAMIGFGWVVLTGEFLDSAGSLGAALAFVIGGTIVALVGLTYAELVSAMPRAGGEHNYALRGLGAHGGFVASWGIVLGYLSVVAFEAVALPETVLYLFPDMQAGRLWSVAGYDVYASWAAVGIVAAIVITALNYVGIRPASVFQVIAVLFLLAVGATLLLGAFVGGSTENMRPLFSGGATGLIAVLVATPFLFVGFDVIPQSAEEIRLPYRQVGKLLILSVVCASAWYILIMLTVGSALSREGLLDAQLASADGMAALWDSRTMGTVLILGGITGILTSWNAFLIGASRLLYAMAVSGMVPRWFGRLHPKYKTPANALLFIGGLSVLAPLFGDQMLTWLVNAGGINIVIAYIMVATSFLALRRREPGMARPFRVPAGTAVGVLALVLSLGLAVLYLPGMPAALAWPYEWLIVGGWWVLGAVFLWRLPRVAAGADAEERLLTAIARRGG, encoded by the coding sequence ATGAACACGCGAAGCGAAGGGTTCATCCGGGTCCTGGGCCGGGGCGACGTCCTCGCCCTCGCCTTCGGTGCGATGATCGGTTTCGGCTGGGTCGTGCTCACCGGTGAGTTCCTCGACAGCGCCGGAAGCCTCGGCGCCGCGCTGGCCTTCGTCATCGGCGGCACGATCGTCGCCCTCGTCGGTCTCACCTACGCCGAACTGGTGTCGGCCATGCCGCGGGCGGGCGGCGAGCACAACTACGCCCTGCGCGGCCTCGGCGCGCACGGCGGTTTCGTCGCCTCCTGGGGCATCGTGCTGGGCTACCTCAGCGTCGTGGCCTTCGAGGCCGTGGCGCTGCCCGAGACCGTCCTCTACCTCTTCCCCGACATGCAGGCCGGCCGGCTGTGGTCGGTCGCAGGCTACGACGTCTACGCCTCGTGGGCCGCGGTCGGCATCGTGGCCGCGATCGTCATCACCGCGCTGAACTACGTCGGCATCCGCCCGGCCAGCGTCTTCCAGGTCATCGCCGTGCTGTTCCTGCTGGCGGTCGGGGCGACGCTGCTGCTCGGCGCGTTCGTCGGCGGCTCGACCGAGAACATGCGCCCGCTGTTCTCCGGCGGCGCGACCGGGCTCATCGCGGTGCTGGTGGCGACGCCGTTCCTGTTCGTCGGCTTCGACGTGATCCCCCAGTCGGCCGAGGAGATCAGGCTGCCCTACCGGCAGGTCGGCAAGCTGCTGATCCTCTCGGTCGTCTGCGCCAGCGCGTGGTACATCCTGATCATGCTGACGGTCGGCTCGGCCCTGTCGCGCGAGGGGCTGCTGGACGCCCAGCTCGCCTCCGCCGACGGCATGGCCGCGCTGTGGGACAGCCGGACCATGGGCACCGTCCTCATCCTCGGCGGCATCACGGGCATCCTCACGAGCTGGAACGCCTTCCTCATCGGGGCCAGCCGGCTGCTGTACGCGATGGCGGTGTCGGGCATGGTGCCGCGCTGGTTCGGCCGACTGCACCCGAAGTACAAGACGCCGGCCAACGCCCTGCTGTTCATCGGCGGGCTGTCGGTGCTCGCCCCGCTGTTCGGCGACCAGATGCTGACGTGGCTGGTCAACGCGGGAGGCATCAACATCGTCATCGCCTACATCATGGTGGCGACGTCGTTCCTGGCGCTGCGCCGCCGCGAGCCGGGGATGGCGCGCCCCTTCCGGGTCCCGGCCGGCACCGCCGTGGGCGTGCTCGCCCTGGTGCTGAGCCTGGGCCTGGCCGTGCTCTACCTGCCGGGCATGCCGGCCGCGCTGGCCTGGCCCTACGAGTGGCTCATCGTCGGCGGATGGTGGGTGCTGGGCGCGGTCTTCCTGTGGCGGCTGCCGCGCGTCGCCGCGGGCGCGGACGCCGAGGAGCGCCTCCTCACCGCGATCGCCCGCCGCGGGGGTTGA
- a CDS encoding quinone oxidoreductase family protein — MRAIVIEETGGPEVMQMAEVSDLEPGPGQVVVDVEARGVNFIEIYQRSGAYAVPTPFTPGVEGAGTVSAVGEGVTAVSAGQRAGWVMLPGSYAERAVVPADRVVPIPDGVTSEQAAAVLLQGMTAHYLTHSTHPVQPGDTVLVHAAAGGTGLLITQLAKLRGARVIGTVSTEAKERIAREAGADEIIRYTETDVAEAVRSLTGGAGVAAVYDGVGADTFDASLASLRPRGVLALFGQSSGAVPPVDPQRLNAAGSVFLTRPNLAHHVAERAELLDRASDVLGLVAAGSLKVHVGGRYDLADAAGAHADLAGRTTTGKLLIV; from the coding sequence ATGCGCGCCATCGTCATCGAGGAGACCGGCGGACCCGAGGTCATGCAGATGGCCGAGGTCTCCGACCTCGAACCAGGCCCTGGGCAGGTGGTCGTCGACGTCGAGGCCCGGGGCGTCAACTTCATCGAGATCTACCAGCGCTCCGGCGCCTACGCCGTGCCGACCCCGTTCACCCCGGGTGTCGAGGGCGCCGGCACGGTGAGCGCCGTCGGCGAGGGCGTCACCGCCGTCTCCGCGGGGCAGCGGGCCGGCTGGGTGATGCTGCCCGGCTCCTACGCCGAGCGCGCGGTCGTCCCGGCCGACCGCGTCGTCCCGATCCCCGACGGCGTCACCTCCGAGCAGGCCGCGGCCGTGCTGCTGCAGGGGATGACGGCGCACTACCTGACCCACTCCACCCACCCGGTGCAGCCGGGCGACACCGTGCTGGTGCACGCGGCGGCCGGGGGCACCGGCCTGCTCATCACCCAGCTCGCGAAGCTGCGGGGCGCCAGGGTCATCGGCACCGTGTCCACCGAGGCCAAGGAGCGGATCGCCCGCGAGGCCGGCGCCGACGAGATCATCCGCTACACCGAGACCGACGTCGCCGAGGCGGTGCGGTCGCTGACCGGCGGCGCCGGGGTGGCCGCGGTCTACGACGGCGTGGGCGCCGACACCTTCGACGCGAGCCTGGCCAGCCTGCGCCCGCGCGGCGTGCTCGCGCTGTTCGGGCAGTCCAGCGGCGCGGTGCCGCCGGTCGACCCGCAGCGCCTCAACGCCGCCGGCTCGGTCTTTCTGACCCGGCCCAACCTCGCCCACCACGTCGCCGAGCGCGCAGAGCTGCTGGACCGCGCCTCCGACGTGCTCGGCCTGGTGGCGGCCGGGAGCCTGAAGGTGCACGTGGGCGGCCGCTACGACCTCGCCGACGCCGCCGGGGCCCACGCGGACCTGGCCGGGCGCACGACCACCGGCAAGCTGCTGATCGTCTGA